From a region of the Ammospiza nelsoni isolate bAmmNel1 chromosome 24, bAmmNel1.pri, whole genome shotgun sequence genome:
- the HYLS1 gene encoding centriolar and ciliogenesis-associated protein HYLS1, which yields MEKVRRAERREQLAADLSPHSSWQGYSDMPSCFQDDPYADSSIVSGTQSDLPMDQREARRLVMKRKVLRHRPDGRVEVSEESPSIKSDINTCPWNLGHSRTYMDDAISEGGTETTSGNLEDFLHYEDDEWFLEDRPYSLLGDFGSNTVSERAMPRERSPVVPAYIAPQAERVRRTDPVARLNAYRQDWQRFRFPGQDSHQGLRWAMRTQMLQSGLPRQAQKRLVPNTYEVPTTKKRDSLRFGVRYDLAHYNMPRRNTTS from the coding sequence ATGGAGAAGGTGCGAAGAGCAGAGcgcagggagcagctggcagctgaTCTGAGCCCGCATAGCTCCTGGCAGGGATACAGCGACATGCCATCGTGTTTCCAGGATGATCCCTATGCTGACTCATCCATCGTTTCTGGCACACAGTCAGACCTTCCCATGGATCAGAGGGAAGCGAGGAGGTTGGTGATGAAGAGGAAGGTGCTGAGGCACAGACctgatggaagggtggaggtCTCCGAAGAGTCACCGAGCATCAAGTCAGATATAAACACCTGTCCATGGAACCTGGGGCATTCCAGGACTTATATGGATGACGCCATCTCCGAAGGGGGAACAGAGACCACCAGCGGCAACTTGGAGGACTTCCTGCACTATGAGGATGATGAGTGGTTCCTTGAGGACAGGCCCTACTCTCtcctgggggattttgggagcaATACTGTATCCGAGCGTGCCATGCCCCGCGAGCGATCGCCCGTGGTGCCCGCTTACATTGCTCCACAGGCTGAGAGAGTGAGGAGAACTGACCCGGTGGCCAGACTCAATGCGTAcaggcaggactggcaaaggttCCGCTTTCCTGGGCAGGATTCCCACCAGGGCTTGCGCTGGGCCATGCGGACGCAGATGCTGCAGTCGGGGCTGCCGCGCCAGGCGCAGAAGCGCCTCGTGCCCAACACGTACGAGGTGCCCACGACGAAGAAGCGCGACTCGCTGCGCTTCGGTGTGCGCTACGACCTGGCCCACTACAACATGCCCCGCCGGAACACCACCTCCTAG
- the VSIG10L2 gene encoding V-set and immunoglobulin domain-containing protein 10-like 2 gives MERGRAPPWRGPWILMLLPALAGGQPLAAGEAAYEEWRATGVRGRAVELSCGPAAAAPPAVVFWSFTPQGEGLPRAVAVGSGREVAVAPGTGTLGRVTLRNGTLELRELRVAAQGRFLCQGLFPERGRLRVGYAAVLLRVLVPVSKPFVRPTAAAAAEGAAVALTCTVREGTEPLSFSWQHQEPRGGPSVSPAGLGGSRAELQLTPANRSHTGWYICTASNEVNNRSSDPVYLDIVYGPDEPAIRVEPFSPEQGGFSAGEREDVVLSCLAPSNPPSRYVWLHNGSQVHVGQTYVITAIARAQAGTYTCLAENSHLQTRTQATIVLTVYYPPAGSPSCSALASDDQRDVALRCRWLGGFPPARLRWVGPQEEEEEEEGLMGTSFSMATRIQSGAATRNGSSFSCLASHPALPLGAACGTTLWVPSGSPSCAAAATKGDEFVMLRCRWAGGAPLVTLRWRDSAGRALGDPAPSTAVVVLGTDGSLGGREFVCEAAHPLRAAAAECRLRLEVPELQAESEVAVLEGGEAQLACRHRGSSAGLGATVAWYDPKEREVTPGLAKYQLEQGEEWVNLTVRDAEWPGDSGTYRCTATNAVGTASLPVRLRVDRYPAPPNVTISKLRYTRARTEVRLEWRTQGAGNLTGFVVQRRRTKKPLRESASPWETAAGDIEPHSRDRRLGGLDPAVLYAFRVLAVNHRTAGHPSEVQTPAEPPFEAYPAVTGAAVAGMLVASAASLLAVHCIARHRDTLPRLHDLLFRTAGTGEQEPVGTAEDAEGAAGGEEEAGPAQGDSSAPGAAPGAEAAPAQGEPCAPGTAAEPPSAAPGSTDDPVNVTITVTATP, from the exons ATGGAGCGCGGCCGGGCACCGCCGTGGAGGGGGCCCTGGATCCTGATGCTGCTGCCGGCGCTGGCGGGGG ggcagccgCTGGCGGCCGGCGAGGCGGCCTACGAGGAATGGCGGGCGACGGGCGTGCGAGGCCGGGCCgtggagctgagctgtgggcccgcggccgcggccccgccggccgTGGTGTTCTGGAGCTTCACGCCGCAGGGAGAGGGGCTCCCGCGGGCCGTGGCCGTGGGCTCGGGCAGGGAGGTGGCCGTGGCCCCCGGCACGGGGACGCTGGGCCGGGTGACGCTGCGCAACGGGACGCTGGAGCTGCGGGAGCTGCGCGTGGCCGCCCAGGGCCGCTTCCTCTGCCAGGGGCTCTTCCCAGAGCGGGGCCGGCTCCGTGTGGGCTATGCCGCCGTCCTCCTGCGTGTCCTGG TGCCCGTGTCCAAGCCCTTCGTGCGGCcgacggcggcggcggcagcggagGGGGCGGCCGTGGCCCTGACGTGCACCGTGCGGGAGGGGACGGAGCCGCTGAGCTtctcctggcagcaccaggagcccCGGGGGGGTCCCTCCGTGTCCCctgcggggctggggggctccagggcagagctgcagctgacaCCTGCCAACCGCAGCCACACGGGCTGGTACATCTGCACCGCGAGCAACGAGGTCAACAACCGCAGCAGCGACCCCGTCTACCTGGACATCGTCT ATGGCCCCGATGAGCCGGCCATCCGTGTGGAGCCcttctccccagagcaggggggcTTCTCGGCGGGCGAGCGGGAGGACgtggtgctgagctgcctggCTCCCTCCAACCCCCCCAGCCGCTATGTCTGGCTGCACAACGGCTCCCAGGTGCACGTCGGCCAGACCTACGTGATCACCGCCATCGCCCGTGCCCAGGCGGGCACTTACACCTGCCTGGCCGAGAACAGCCACCTGCAGACGCGCACGCAGGCCACCATCGTCCTCACTGTGTACT ATCCGCCCGCCgggagccccagctgctccGCCCTGGCCTCCGATGACCAGCGGGATGTGGCCCTGCGGTGCCGCTGGCTGGGGGGCTTCCCCCCGGCCCGGCTGCGCTGGGTGGGcccccaggaggaggaggaggaggaagaggggtTGATGGGGACCAGCTTTTCCATGGCCACCAGGATCCAGTCAGGGGCAGCCACCAGGAAcggcagctccttctcctgcctggcCTCCCACCCCGCGCTGCCACTGGGGGCTGCATGTGGGACCACCCTGT GGGTCCCGtcgggcagccccagctgtgcgGCGGCGGCCACCAAGGGGGACGAGTTCGTGATGCTGCGGTGCCGCTGGGCGGGGGGCGCGCCGCTCGTCACCCTGCGCTGGCGGGACAGCGCGGGCCGGGCCCTGGGCGACCCCGCGCCCTCCACGGCCGTGGTGGTGCTGGGCACCGACGGCAGCCTGGGCGGCCGCGAGTTCGTCTGCGAGGCCGCGCACCCGCTGCGGGCCGCTGCCGCCGAGTGCCGCCTGCGGCTGG AGGTCCCCGAGCTGCAGGCGGAGAGCGAGGTGGCGGTGCTGGAGGGCGGCGAGGCGCAGCTGGCGTGCCGGCATCGTGGCAGCAGCGCCGGTCTCGGTGCCACGGTGGCTTGGTACGACCCAAAGGAGCGGGAGGTGACACCGGGGCTGGCCAAGtaccagctggagcagggagaagagtGGGTCAACCTCACGGTGCGGGATGCCGAGTGGCCGGGGGACAGCGGGACCTACCGCTGCACCGCCACCAATGCCGTGGGCACCGCCAGCCTCCCCGTGCGCCTCCGCGTGGACC GGTACCCGGCCCCGCCCAATGTCACCATCAGTAAGCTGCGGTACACGCGGGCGCGCACCGAGGTGCGGCTGGAGTGGCGGACGCAGGGCGCCGGCAACCTCACCGGCTTCGTGGTGCAGCGGCGCCGAACCAAGAAACCCCTCCGGGAGAGCGCCAGCCCCTGGGAAACGGCGGCCGGCGACATCGAGCCGCACTCCCGCGACCGGCGCCTGGGGGGGCTGGACCCCGCGGTGCTCTATGCTTTCCGCGTCCTGGCCGTCAACCACCGCACGGCCGGGCACCCCTCCGAGGTGCAGACGCCAG CCGAGCCTCCCTTCGAGGCCTACCCGGCGGTGACGGGGGCGGCGGTGGCCGGGATGCTGGTGGCCAGCGCAGCGTCGCTGCTGGCCGTGCACTGCATCGCCCGCCACAGGGACACCCTCCCGC GGCTGCACGACCTGCTGTTCCGCAC gGCCGGGACCGGAGAGCAGGAGCCCGTGGGCACAGCGGAGGACGCTGAGGGAGCCGCAGGCGGCGAGGAGgaagcagggccagcccagggaGACTCGAGTGCCCCCGGTGCAGCACCGGGTGCcgaggcagcaccagcacagggagagccgTGTGCCCcgggcacagcagcag AGCCGCCCTCCGCAGCACCAGGCAGCACGGATGACCCAGTTAATGTCACCATCACCGTGACAGCGACACCGTGA
- the DDX25 gene encoding ATP-dependent RNA helicase DDX25, whose translation MNKLIHTSLVESQQHVEILQRDPSSPLFSIKTFEELPLKKELLQGVYMMGFNRPSKIQEQALPLMLAYPPQNLIAQSQSGTGKTAAFVLAMLSRASASEKYPQCLCLAPTYELALQIGQVVRAIGKFCTDIKVNYAVRGNRVLKGTVLEEQIIIGTPGTTLDWCFKQRILDLTKISLFVLDEADIMIDTQGLSCQSIRIHRALPKSCQVLLFSATYKEPVRAFAERIIPDPIVIKLREEELTLSNIRQYFMVCQSSDEQYKALCNLYGSFTIGQVMIFCQTRRMADWLSGKMSRDGHQVAILTAELTVVQRASVIQRFREGKEKVLIATNVCARGIDVQQVTTVVNFGLPMDQDGEPDFETYLHRIGRAGRFGHRGIAFSVVQRETVPLVHKIEEYFQTTIKQLDPYDMDELEKLAAE comes from the exons ATGAACAAGTTGATCCACACGTCCCTGGTGGAGTCCCAGCAGCACGTGGAGATCCTGCAGCGAGACCCCAGCTCCCCACTCTTTTCCATCAAGACCTTTGAGGAGCTGCCCCT GAagaaggagctcctgcagggggTTTATATGATGGGCTTCAACAGACCATCCAAAATCCAGGAGCAGGCCCTGCCCCTCATGCTGGCTTACCC GCCCCAAAATCTGATTGCCCAGAGCCAGTCAGGGAcagggaaaacagcagcttttgTCTTGGCCATGTTGAGCAGAGCCAGTGCCAGCGAGAAATATCCGCAG tGCCTGTGCCTGGCTCCCACGTACGAGCTGGCCCTGCAGATCGGGCAGGTGGTGCGCGCCATTGGCAAGTTCTGCACGGACATCAAGGTGAACTACGCTGTCCGGGGAAACCGAg TTCTGAAGGGCacagtgctggaggagcagatcATCATCGGAACTCCGGGCACCACCCTGGACTGGTGCTTCAAACAACGCATCCTGGACCTGACAAAGATCTCCTTGTTCGTGCTGGATGAGGCTGACATCATGATCGACACGCAGGGCCTCTCCTGTCAGAGCATCCGCATCCACAG ggctCTTCCCAAGAGCTGCCAAGTGCTGCTGTTCTCAGCCACTTACAAGGAGCCTGTTCGGGCCTTTGCTGAGCGGATCATCCCCGACCCCATCGTGATCAAGCTGCGGGAGGAGGAGCTCACCCTGAGCAACATCAGGCAGTACTTCATGGTGTGCCAGAGCTCAGACGAGCAGTACAAGGCCCTCTGCAACCTCTATGGCAGCTTCACCATCGGTCAGGTCATGATCTTCTGCCAG ACCAGGAGGATGGCAGACTGGCTGTCGGGGAAGATGAGCCGGGACGGGCACCAAGTGGCCATCCTGACAGCAGAGCTGACGGTGGTGCAGCGGGCCAGCGTCATCCAGCGCTTCCGTGAGGGCAAGGAGAAGGTCCTGATCGCCACCAACGTCTGTGCCAGAG GCATTGATGTGCAGCAGGTGACCACGGTGGTGAACTTTGGGCTGCCCATGGATCAGGACGGCGAGCCGGACTTTGAGACCTACCTGCACCGCATCGGGCGGGCCGGGCGCTTCGGGCACCGCGGCATCGCCTTCAGCGTGGTGCAGAGGGAGACCGTGCCCCTCGTGCACAAGATTGAGGAGTATTTCC AGACCACGATCAAGCAGCTGGATCCCTACGACATGGACGAGCTGGAGAAGCTTGCAGCTGAGTGA